Genomic window (Culex pipiens pallens isolate TS chromosome 3, TS_CPP_V2, whole genome shotgun sequence):
TTGATTAAGGTACACAAGACTAGTAAGTCGTtacattaatttattttaaaatgatcaaatcaaagcagagcaagaaaacaaaaactttgggaattcaatttttagtgataaaaagtcgaAAAAGGGGATTTTTCGTGTACCTTTTTGACTTTCATAtcgatatcgagaagatcacaGAGCAGTACTAATAAATATGTCGTTTACgacacattgtgagaaaatctcatgttttttcatgaaatgttattaacaaatatcgtttttgagcgagcaaaataaaaatatccaaaatatatgccttctcgtttgtaatcatagtagcccatTTTTTATGCTAAAACGCTTATAtgcgaagaattttgaaaattcgtcactttttgttcactaaaatgttaatatctcggctttgcgtggacataaattgaatgttaaatgaTCAACGTTTTTTAactcgttttggggagtgatttttgaaaatttttagataaaaaattcaaatttttctccctaaaacaaCGTACTTCCATgctcaaacacaagcttttatggactatgtctgtacaggaatttgttcaggggacattaaactataacttgaagcccaaggcgaccaaatttgaatgactttagtatgattgtacgcgcatttctgaaaaatactcgaaaaatgcactttttcattcaagctccgcgcgcgagttgtaaatcatttttgggaattttttgttgtatgaaagcattgttcctaacatcctaatctattattctaggggtgagcgagcaccaaagatttgagaacttttaattatttctgGACGGCCTAGGCTTCATCCAtcaagtacgtcacgctaaaatcagccaaaatttacacccctccccccctttgtcacgcttttcctatatttATCACaggcaatgtcacacttgctcagaccccccctgcCCCCcatagagcgtgacatactttatggatgacgcaaaaaaaaaggcaaagcaatccactttaaccacccccgggtcttttgtggtctctgttgcaagtttttgcTCATTGTGGATGACGCCTAGTATTGtattaacattttaatgaaaatgtgttttaaatgcattttaaaccagttgttttgcaatcattagttttcaaaatgactATGTTTcgaggaaattttggaaactttttgcggtacatAACTCTTCCTTGGAActtcacaaaaattaaacatatttttgatcgatcccaaacatgctaattatgagtTTTAGTTGGTTAGAtgtctattttcattaaaatttagaagtttttgaaTACAATATTTGTTCTGCACCCTTATTGTTCAGCGtgcgttaataattagagttcacgcgcggtgatacgaccgcaagataatggtcgcatgacagccgcatgacaaccgcagaacaaatttatggcagttgtcaaaggttgccttgagttttcagctgactttttagaaaatattcaaaacaaaccaagttgacagccaaattaatgcacaatttcagttcaacttgctgatttttacactgcggtagtaaggcggcaataatctcctgtcgatcacagcgatggagaaacgtgattttatctcgcaataagcaatagaTATTGCCTAATATAGCCATGCGCTATCAAACGACCACAGTTTAGCCTTCAAGTTGAAAGAaaccttgaaatattttttttcgtgttgtcAAAATCAGAAGAAAATGTTGCCAAAAACGGAAAATGTTGGATGGCACTGTATTTGAGGTTCTGGAAAAAATAGTCGGGAATTCGAAACTAGGACTAgagtggtcaccctgtaaaCACATACGCAAAAGATTTTActgccaaaaatgaaaaaaatgggatgtaaatttaaattttaatgataaaaatgaaCGTATCACTTTaccaaagacacaaaatcgatcagaaaatctcttctcaatgtgcagattttcgaatattcacatgccTTTCTGTAAGACGAGCAGGCAAAATGTATGAAGACATGGGAGCGTTCAAAAAGCGGagcgtaacaaaatttccacacaaatttaaaaaaatgtatgtggcGTAACacggcaaaaataaaaattacaaaaaaatcaaataaaaaacgcTTGTTTGCCCAGCGGTGGATGCAACCAATTGGTTTCAAATTTTAGGGAATAATTGAGGctcgaaaagcacaaaaatactTGTTCTAGTTTGATTggatcatttttgaaattttccatatAATGACGAGCCGGTACGTAAAGTATACGTAAAGATATGtcttgagtgattttatagccttttctcagtgaggaaggcaacagcGGTAGCATGTAGGCATCTTAAGCTGCACTTGATTAAAAAGCTTTAAATTACAATACTGTGTTGTCAATATACCATCGGTTCGTGGGATTGATTTCCTgcttgggctggaattgcttcAACTTATTCTAACAAATTGCTCTTTTGTTTTATACCTTTACATTGTTTTCTTTTCCGTGTTTTCCCCTCTTTTCTCTCGCATGTATTCATCTTACGCGGGGTTTTGGTGTCCTAGGTTCTCCGTCATCCCGGTTTCGCCGAGCCCATCCTTTGGCCAAAGGTATTAAAAGCACGCGctctttcgtttttgttttggtttttttcctAACcccaattttaaaccaaaaccaaaaccaaacattTTTGCTCTTTTAACTTATCTGTTCgttctttttatttctttcttttctttcgtttttttcttcatGTTAAATTTAACTGGAACGCTGGATGTGTGCCCCTTCTCATCGCTCGAAACACCAAAACAACTACACTActttttttcgaccaaaatcaCTCTCGCGACCCTCCTCTCCTTAACACAATGCAACCGCactgccaccaccaccacccacgtGTTTGTGTCCTGTCCAGGCGTTAGCATGTCCTCGCTCCGAACGATACAGAGTTTCACCACGCTCGACACCAGCACGTCATTGGCGACCAGCCTCAACTCACTCGTAATAATCGACTCGTTCGATGAGAATTGTGATAATATGATCGAGGAAATTACTAGGCTTTAAGAGTTTTTGTTTCGGAAGgaaacattttcgattttaagaaCAATATTCTTTTAGGTAGATTAGTTTATTTGAACACTTCTTGAGGGATGTTAGGGCGAGAGCAATTTAAGTTCAGTGGGGCGGCGACCGGATCCTAGTAGCCTGGGACTGTTGACGGGGGCAGCCAAGCAACGGAAATTTTCAAACCACCTTTCGAAACGGCACCGTTCAGTCGCAGTTCGAGACAAGATCTGGCCCCGTCAAGATGTTCAAAATTCTCAGTGAAGCCGTCGTGAAGAATCTGCCGGTCGGCAAGCAGCTGGCCAAGGGTGGACGACCCTACTCGAGCAAGGGCGGCAAGGACGCCGGGCTGACGGACTTTAGCCAGAAGAAAGACTGCGTTCAGAAAGCCTGCGAGGACCGCTCCACCAAGATGCCGGAACCACCGTCCAGCTGCGAAAAGGCCGCAAGCCCCAAGACCTGGCGAGCCTGCCCGGAACCCCCAAAGCCCAAAGAATTCTCCTGCGACGACACCCTGCAGCAAAAGGTCCCCCGGCGAATCAAGCGACCAGTTGCGTCACGGCCAGCCTGCTCCAAGCCGGCGCCCAGCCTGGAAGCGCCCGAGTGCGTCAAGGTCAAGAAGGAGCTCTGCCCACGCGCCATGATGCCCGGCTGTGGCAAGGCCAAAATCCCACCCCGTTGCGAGCCCAAAAAGGTCGTCCGGAACTGCATCAAGGCGAAGCCCCCCGTAGCGTCCTTCTCCGAGTGCTACAAGAACCCGTTCCCGCCGCAGCCCCGCTCCGAGTGCAACTGTCTGTCGATGCCCAAGATTTGCTAGAAGAAGAAGGGTACGAAACTGTAATCTTGACGAATTGATATTGAAACCACCTTCATGTTCGCCCTCCCATTTGATTAGGTTCCTTTCCCCTACGAATGTCGCCATTCCAGATTCAGAAGAAAAGCAGGAGAAGGTGGTTTGCGCGCGTTATGAAATTAGAACGAACAGGAAATTCAAAGTAGAACGGTAGCGAGCAGTTCACGTTTATTTGATAGATATTTTCCACGTAATGTACAAATTGATGAAAGAAAAGTAGTTTAtacaatacaaatttgaaatgcatggttttgttgtttgttttattttattgtaattttagcACTATTTTTAGCAAACGAATGTGTGACAAATGCCGGAAACCTCCgagctcttttcaaatgttgatcataaataaataaaatgattttattgaaagttttagaACATTTTACATAACTAGAAACGGTCAAGAAAAGGGTCgcaaaatgaattttaatgagCGGTACGCAGCTagattgaaattataaaaaagccgTTGCCATTATTTTCCAAAGTCAGGAGGcactacagtcatccctcatattcggaacagtttacagatcggccaatgttcaaaaaatcatagaaaatcgataattgaacttaatgattcgcttctaccttcatttgaaagcttttcttgcgatctttagaatgctgtatcgaacttgctgtatttttacttttaaatcaagtttttgaagaaaaactttgacccttgaaatccacaaattcggaacacttttttcttacggatgtaaacaaactttagttctctccaggagtacacattttttttacaaaataatgacttcacgcactgaaaccaacgaaaatcaagcttagttatgtgttatgaatggtctgataacttttttgtaaaaaatatcagttaaattcaggtgttccacaattgtgggaggcacaataacatcccacaatcatggaacaggcaatttggaggcagtgttttgccgctctggataaaatagtcttgaagtgaagttttttgttcaaaaagtactacttttactattgaaatagcaagaaaatctccaaataaaggtccttaaaatagt
Coding sequences:
- the LOC120417901 gene encoding uncharacterized protein LOC120417901; this encodes MFKILSEAVVKNLPVGKQLAKGGRPYSSKGGKDAGLTDFSQKKDCVQKACEDRSTKMPEPPSSCEKAASPKTWRACPEPPKPKEFSCDDTLQQKVPRRIKRPVASRPACSKPAPSLEAPECVKVKKELCPRAMMPGCGKAKIPPRCEPKKVVRNCIKAKPPVASFSECYKNPFPPQPRSECNCLSMPKIC